From Streptomyces sp. NBC_01754, a single genomic window includes:
- a CDS encoding aldo/keto reductase has translation MPFARLDRATTPTAHIGLGLAAVGRPGYITPHRDRDLPDGRGVDALRERTHELLDAAYAQGVRYVDTARSYGRAEAFLADWLAARPEATDVVVGSKWGYTYTGDWNTEAETHEVKDHSLAAFERQHAESAGLLGDRLDLYQIHSVTPDSPTLTDTALHGRLAQLAEQGVTVGVSTSGPAQADAIRAALAVTVDGSPLFRTVQATYNALETSAGQALAEAHDAGVTVLVKEAVANGRLAGTEAPAVVREIAADAGLEPDAVALALVLREPWAGVVLSGAVTVAQLAGNLHAPLLDLDEERLDRLSALVEEPEAYWRYRSLLPWT, from the coding sequence ATGCCTTTCGCCCGCCTGGACCGAGCGACCACCCCGACCGCCCACATCGGGCTCGGTCTGGCCGCCGTCGGCCGCCCCGGCTACATCACCCCTCACCGCGACCGTGACCTCCCGGACGGCCGAGGGGTCGACGCGCTGCGCGAGCGCACCCACGAACTCCTGGACGCCGCCTACGCACAGGGCGTCCGCTACGTCGACACGGCCCGCTCCTACGGACGCGCCGAGGCGTTCCTGGCCGACTGGCTCGCGGCCCGCCCGGAGGCGACGGACGTCGTCGTCGGCAGCAAGTGGGGTTACACCTACACCGGCGACTGGAACACCGAGGCCGAGACGCACGAGGTCAAGGACCACAGCCTCGCCGCCTTCGAGCGTCAGCACGCCGAGAGCGCCGGACTGCTCGGCGACCGCCTCGACCTCTACCAGATCCACTCGGTGACCCCCGACAGCCCGACCCTGACCGACACCGCCCTCCACGGGCGGCTGGCCCAACTCGCCGAGCAGGGGGTCACCGTCGGGGTGTCCACCAGCGGACCCGCCCAGGCCGACGCCATCCGCGCCGCCCTCGCCGTGACGGTCGACGGGTCCCCCCTCTTCCGTACCGTCCAGGCCACCTACAACGCCCTGGAGACCTCGGCCGGGCAGGCGCTGGCGGAGGCCCATGACGCCGGCGTCACCGTCCTGGTCAAGGAGGCCGTGGCCAACGGGCGTCTCGCCGGCACCGAGGCGCCCGCCGTCGTCCGGGAGATCGCCGCCGACGCGGGCCTGGAGCCGGACGCCGTCGCCCTGGCGCTGGTGCTCCGCGAGCCCTGGGCGGGTGTCGTCCTGTCCGGAGCGGTCACCGTGGCCCAGCTCGCCGGCAATCTCCACGCCCCCCTCCTCGACCTCGACGAGGAGCGCCTGGACCGGCTGAGCGCCCTGGTGGAGGAACCCGAGGCCTACTGGCGCTACCGCTCCCTGCTGCCCTGGACCTGA
- a CDS encoding sigma-70 family RNA polymerase sigma factor has protein sequence MTPLTLVRALRPLVRAETAAEAPAAGIEAADLEQSVWLRLLERQAGHGQPADPARWVRAAVRAEARAARRRTRRERSCHADELPGDGAGRPEAIAESADERRALLAAVRRLPGKCPRLLGAMLAAHDPTYREIAGELGISQGSLGPMRSRCLGCLRRMLAAEVVAPELRGKER, from the coding sequence ATGACGCCTCTCACTCTGGTCCGCGCGCTGCGTCCGCTGGTGCGGGCCGAGACCGCCGCCGAGGCCCCGGCCGCCGGGATCGAGGCGGCGGACCTCGAACAGTCCGTCTGGCTGCGGCTGCTGGAGCGTCAGGCCGGACACGGGCAGCCGGCCGACCCCGCCCGCTGGGTGCGCGCCGCCGTACGCGCGGAGGCGCGTGCCGCCCGGCGCAGAACGCGGCGCGAGCGCTCCTGCCACGCCGACGAGCTCCCCGGAGACGGGGCCGGCCGGCCCGAGGCGATCGCCGAAAGCGCCGACGAGCGCCGGGCGCTGCTCGCCGCGGTCCGCCGGCTGCCCGGGAAGTGCCCCCGGCTGCTCGGGGCGATGCTGGCCGCCCACGATCCGACATACCGGGAAATCGCAGGGGAGTTGGGTATCTCACAGGGGAGTTTGGGCCCGATGCGTTCCCGTTGCCTTGGATGTCTGCGCAGAATGCTGGCGGCGGAGGTTGTAGCTCCTGAACTGCGGGGAAAGGAGCGGTAG
- a CDS encoding GNAT family N-acetyltransferase, with product MGMSVTISAATAQDAEQIFRLQYLCFQSEAELYGNYRIDPLVQTLASVRDEIATDLVFVARLGEEVVGSVRGSIDGEGVGRIGRLCVHPRLQGHGLGGRLLSAAETGLAAERAAKRFQLHTGERNEGNLRLYRKAGYARVGDTTGEDGVRLIRLEKEAVAPEFVASA from the coding sequence ATGGGCATGAGCGTGACCATCTCAGCGGCGACAGCGCAGGACGCCGAGCAGATCTTCAGGCTCCAGTACCTCTGTTTCCAGAGCGAGGCGGAGCTGTACGGCAACTACCGGATCGACCCGCTCGTCCAGACCCTCGCGTCGGTCCGCGACGAGATCGCCACCGACCTGGTCTTCGTCGCCCGGCTCGGCGAGGAGGTCGTCGGCTCGGTCCGCGGCTCCATCGACGGGGAGGGCGTCGGCCGGATCGGCCGCCTCTGCGTCCACCCGCGCCTCCAGGGACACGGCCTGGGGGGCCGGCTGCTGAGCGCGGCGGAGACCGGTCTGGCGGCCGAGCGCGCGGCCAAGCGCTTCCAGCTGCACACGGGGGAGCGCAACGAGGGCAATCTGCGGCTCTACCGCAAGGCGGGGTACGCGCGCGTGGGCGACACCACCGGTGAGGACGGGGTCCGTCTGATCCGGCTGGAGAAGGAGGCCGTGGCGCCGGAGTTCGTCGCCAGCGCCTGA
- a CDS encoding excinuclease ABC subunit UvrA — protein sequence MSRATTTDTQASAPHAADSHDLIRVHGARENNLRDVSIEIPKRRLTVFTGVSGSGKSSLVFDTIAAESQRMINETYSAFVQGFMPALARPEVDVLEGLTTAIIVDQQRMGADPRSTVGTATDANAMLRILFSRIGDPHIGPPGAYSFNTASVRASGAITVERGAKKAVKASYSRTGGMCPRCEGRGTVSDIDLTQLYDDSRSLSEGAFTIPGWKSDSFWTVRVYAESGLLDPDKPIRDFTEQEMRDFLYREPTKVKVEGVNLTYEGLIPKIQKSMLSKDKEALQPHIRAFVERAVTFTACPECGGTRLSEGARSSKIAGISIADACATQISDLAEWVRGLDEPSLAPLLTTLRQTLDSFVEIGLGYLALDRPAATLSGGEAQRVKMIRHLGSSLTDVTYVFDEPTAGLHPHDVQRMNDLLLRLRDKGNTVLVVEHKPEVIAVADHVVDLGPGAGTRGGTVCFEGTVEGLRAAGTLTGRHLDDRATVKETVREPTGALEIRGAKANNLRDVDVDIPLGVLAVVTGVAGSGKSSLVHGSVPAGEEVVSIDQSPIRGSRRSNPATYTGLLDPVRKAFAKANGVKPALFSANSEGACPACNGAGVLYTDLAMTAGVAITCEDCEGKRFQASVLEYHLGGRDISEVLAMPVSEARDFFGDGEARTPAAHRVLGRLADVGLGYLTLGQPLTTLSGGERQRLKLATHLSEKGGVYVLDEPTTGLHLADVEQLLALLDRLVDAGKSVIVVEHHQAVMAHADWIVDLGPGAGHEGGRIVFEGTPAELVAARSTLTGEHLASYVGA from the coding sequence ATGAGCAGGGCCACGACGACGGACACCCAGGCGTCCGCGCCGCACGCCGCCGACAGCCACGACCTGATCCGCGTGCACGGGGCGCGCGAGAACAACCTCAGGGACGTGAGCATCGAGATCCCGAAGCGCCGTCTGACGGTGTTCACCGGGGTCTCCGGCTCGGGCAAGAGCTCACTGGTCTTCGACACGATCGCCGCCGAGTCCCAGCGGATGATCAACGAGACCTACAGCGCCTTCGTCCAGGGCTTCATGCCGGCCCTGGCCCGGCCCGAGGTGGACGTACTCGAAGGGCTGACGACGGCGATCATCGTCGACCAGCAGCGCATGGGCGCCGATCCGCGCTCCACCGTCGGCACCGCCACCGACGCCAACGCGATGCTGCGCATCCTCTTCAGCAGGATCGGTGACCCGCACATCGGCCCGCCCGGCGCGTACTCCTTCAACACCGCCTCGGTCCGGGCGAGCGGTGCGATCACCGTCGAGCGCGGCGCCAAGAAGGCGGTGAAGGCGTCCTACAGCCGCACCGGCGGCATGTGCCCGCGCTGCGAGGGCCGCGGCACGGTCTCCGACATCGACCTCACCCAGCTCTACGACGACTCCAGGTCGCTCTCCGAGGGCGCGTTCACCATCCCCGGCTGGAAGTCGGACAGCTTCTGGACCGTCCGGGTCTACGCCGAGTCCGGCCTCCTCGACCCCGACAAGCCGATCCGCGACTTCACCGAGCAGGAGATGCGGGACTTCCTGTACCGCGAGCCGACCAAGGTGAAGGTCGAGGGGGTGAACCTCACCTACGAGGGGCTGATCCCGAAGATCCAGAAGTCGATGCTCTCCAAGGACAAGGAGGCGCTGCAACCGCACATCCGGGCCTTCGTGGAGCGGGCGGTCACCTTCACCGCCTGTCCGGAGTGCGGCGGCACCCGGCTCAGCGAGGGGGCCCGGTCGTCGAAGATCGCGGGGATCAGCATCGCCGACGCCTGCGCGACGCAGATCAGCGACCTGGCCGAGTGGGTGCGCGGCCTCGACGAGCCGTCCCTGGCACCGCTGCTCACCACGTTGCGGCAGACCCTCGACTCGTTCGTGGAGATCGGCCTCGGCTACCTCGCGCTGGACCGGCCCGCGGCCACGCTGTCCGGCGGCGAGGCGCAGCGCGTCAAGATGATCCGCCACCTCGGCTCCTCGCTGACCGACGTCACCTACGTCTTCGACGAGCCCACCGCGGGCCTGCACCCGCACGACGTCCAGCGGATGAACGACCTGCTGCTGCGGCTGCGGGACAAGGGCAACACGGTGCTGGTCGTGGAACACAAGCCCGAGGTGATCGCCGTCGCCGACCACGTGGTGGACCTCGGCCCCGGCGCCGGCACCCGTGGAGGCACCGTCTGCTTCGAGGGGACCGTCGAGGGGCTGCGCGCCGCCGGCACCCTCACCGGCCGCCACCTCGACGACCGTGCCACGGTGAAGGAGACCGTACGCGAGCCCACCGGCGCCCTGGAGATCCGCGGCGCGAAGGCCAACAACCTGCGCGACGTGGACGTGGACATCCCGCTCGGGGTGCTCGCGGTCGTCACCGGGGTCGCGGGCTCGGGCAAGAGCTCCCTCGTCCACGGCTCGGTCCCCGCCGGTGAGGAGGTGGTCTCGATCGACCAGAGTCCGATCCGCGGTTCGCGGCGGAGCAATCCGGCGACGTACACCGGGCTCCTCGACCCCGTCCGCAAGGCGTTCGCCAAGGCCAACGGGGTGAAGCCGGCGCTGTTCAGCGCCAACTCCGAGGGCGCCTGCCCGGCCTGCAACGGCGCCGGAGTCCTCTACACCGACCTGGCGATGACGGCGGGTGTGGCGATCACCTGCGAGGACTGCGAGGGCAAGCGGTTCCAGGCCTCGGTGCTCGAGTACCACCTGGGGGGCCGTGACATCAGCGAGGTGCTCGCCATGCCGGTGAGCGAGGCCCGTGACTTCTTCGGCGACGGCGAGGCACGGACACCGGCCGCGCACCGCGTCCTCGGCCGGCTCGCCGACGTCGGACTCGGCTACCTGACCCTGGGGCAGCCGCTCACCACGCTGTCCGGCGGGGAGCGGCAGCGGCTCAAGCTGGCGACCCACCTGTCCGAGAAGGGCGGTGTGTACGTCCTCGACGAGCCGACGACCGGCCTGCACCTGGCCGACGTCGAGCAGTTGCTCGCCCTGCTCGACCGGCTGGTGGACGCGGGCAAGTCCGTGATCGTCGTCGAGCACCACCAGGCGGTCATGGCGCACGCCGACTGGATCGTCGACCTCGGGCCGGGGGCCGGCCACGAAGGCGGCCGGATCGTGTTCGAGGGCACCCCCGCCGAACTCGTCGCCGCCCGCTCGACCCTCACCGGCGAACACCTCGCCTCCTACGTCGGAGCCTGA
- a CDS encoding glycerophosphodiester phosphodiesterase yields MTQRAQPGPGRRTLLGAAVLGTAGLTAAGAASGPANAAEHRGAGPGGGHGGYRDLPVPTVIGHRGAAGYRPEHTIGSYQLALDMGAHIVEQDLVPTRDGHLVCRHENDITDTTDVAGHPEFASRRTTKKIDGTALTGWFTEDFTLAELKTLRATERIPGNRQRNTVYDGRWEIPTFEEVLRWADREGRRRGAPVRLYAETKHPSYFRSLGLGLEEPLARLLRRHGRDRADSPLLLQSFEPGSMRRLAELVATPRVVLLSGPTERPWDFVESGDPRTVADLVTPAGLKWIASFAQGIGPTLDLVVPRDAAGRLTEATTLVADAHARGLVLHPYTMRNENAFLPADFRRGTDPNAYGDVFGAFRAYFETGIDGIFSDHPDTALLAAADFGKR; encoded by the coding sequence ATGACACAGCGCGCGCAGCCGGGCCCCGGACGGCGGACCCTCCTGGGAGCGGCCGTCCTCGGTACGGCGGGACTGACCGCGGCCGGTGCGGCGTCCGGCCCGGCGAACGCCGCCGAGCACCGCGGCGCGGGGCCCGGCGGCGGCCACGGCGGCTACCGGGACCTGCCCGTTCCGACCGTCATCGGCCACCGGGGCGCCGCCGGCTACCGTCCCGAGCACACCATCGGCTCCTACCAGCTGGCCCTGGACATGGGCGCCCACATCGTGGAGCAGGACCTGGTACCGACCAGGGACGGCCACCTCGTCTGCCGCCACGAGAACGACATCACCGACACCACCGACGTGGCCGGCCACCCCGAGTTCGCGAGCCGGAGGACCACCAAGAAGATCGACGGCACCGCCCTCACCGGCTGGTTCACCGAGGACTTCACCCTGGCCGAGCTCAAGACGCTGCGCGCCACCGAGCGCATCCCCGGCAACCGGCAGCGCAACACCGTCTACGACGGCCGCTGGGAGATCCCCACCTTCGAGGAGGTGCTGCGCTGGGCCGACCGCGAGGGCCGCCGCCGGGGCGCGCCCGTCCGCCTGTACGCCGAGACCAAGCACCCCTCCTACTTCAGGAGCCTGGGCCTCGGCCTGGAGGAGCCCCTCGCCCGGCTGTTGCGCCGCCACGGCCGGGACCGCGCGGACTCGCCGCTGCTCCTCCAGTCCTTCGAGCCGGGATCCATGCGGCGGCTGGCGGAACTGGTCGCCACTCCGCGTGTCGTGCTGCTGTCCGGACCCACCGAGCGGCCCTGGGACTTCGTCGAGTCGGGCGACCCGCGCACCGTGGCGGACCTGGTGACCCCCGCCGGGCTGAAGTGGATCGCCTCCTTCGCCCAGGGCATCGGCCCCACCCTGGACCTGGTCGTCCCCAGGGACGCGGCGGGCCGGCTGACCGAAGCCACCACGCTCGTCGCCGACGCGCACGCGCGGGGACTGGTCCTGCACCCGTACACGATGCGCAACGAGAACGCCTTCCTGCCCGCGGACTTCCGGCGGGGTACGGACCCGAACGCGTACGGCGACGTGTTCGGGGCCTTCCGCGCCTACTTCGAGACGGGCATCGACGGGATCTTCTCCGACCACCCGGACACCGCGCTGCTCGCCGCGGCCGACTTCGGGAAGCGCTGA
- a CDS encoding TetR/AcrR family transcriptional regulator, producing MTLDREQVLRSAAALLSRRSTATMDEVARAAGIGRATLHRHFAGRDALVRALEDLGIQEFEAALDAAGLDEGSAEEALRRFIVAVEPAAGLLSFLVTENQLFEGDDLNEGWDRLDARVAAFFRRGQERGEFRIDLTPAWLTEALYALVGAGAWAVQAGRVAGQDFRPMVTELLLGGARRSVER from the coding sequence ATGACTCTTGACCGCGAGCAGGTGCTGCGCAGCGCGGCAGCCCTGCTGTCCCGCAGATCCACCGCCACCATGGACGAGGTGGCCAGGGCCGCCGGCATCGGCCGGGCCACCCTGCACCGCCACTTCGCCGGCCGGGACGCCCTGGTCAGAGCGCTGGAGGACCTCGGTATCCAGGAGTTCGAAGCGGCCCTGGACGCCGCCGGGCTCGACGAGGGCAGCGCCGAGGAGGCGTTGCGGCGGTTCATCGTCGCCGTCGAGCCCGCCGCCGGGTTGCTTTCCTTCCTCGTCACCGAGAACCAGCTCTTCGAGGGCGACGACCTCAACGAGGGCTGGGACCGGCTGGACGCCCGGGTCGCCGCCTTCTTCCGGCGGGGCCAGGAACGCGGCGAGTTCCGGATCGACCTCACCCCGGCCTGGCTGACCGAGGCCCTCTACGCCCTCGTCGGCGCCGGTGCCTGGGCCGTCCAGGCCGGGCGCGTCGCCGGACAGGACTTCCGGCCCATGGTCACCGAGCTGCTGCTCGGCGGAGCGCGCCGGAGCGTGGAGCGGTGA
- a CDS encoding lysophospholipid acyltransferase family protein, with amino-acid sequence MSRLTVIKAVLGPILRLLFRPQVEGAENIPGTGPVILAGNHLTFIDSMIMPICCDRPVFYIGKDEYVTGKGIKGRLMAWFFTGCGMIPVDRDGGRGGVAALMTGRRVLEEGHAFAIYPEGTRSPDGRLYRGRTGIARLTLMTGAPVVPFAMIGTDKLQPNGSGLPRPGKVTVRFGEPMEFSRYEGMDRDRYVLRAVTDSVMTEVMQLSGQEYVDMYATKAKAA; translated from the coding sequence TTGTCCCGACTCACGGTCATCAAGGCAGTGCTCGGCCCGATCCTGCGGCTGCTGTTCCGCCCCCAGGTGGAAGGCGCCGAGAACATCCCGGGCACCGGGCCGGTGATCCTCGCGGGGAACCATCTGACGTTCATCGACTCGATGATCATGCCGATCTGCTGCGACCGGCCGGTGTTCTACATCGGCAAGGACGAGTACGTCACCGGCAAGGGGATCAAGGGCCGGCTGATGGCGTGGTTCTTCACCGGCTGCGGCATGATCCCGGTGGACCGGGACGGTGGACGCGGCGGGGTCGCGGCGCTCATGACGGGCCGTCGGGTCCTGGAGGAGGGACACGCCTTCGCCATCTACCCGGAGGGCACCCGCTCTCCCGACGGCCGGCTGTACCGGGGCCGCACGGGCATCGCGCGGCTGACGCTGATGACGGGCGCGCCGGTGGTCCCGTTCGCGATGATCGGCACGGACAAGCTCCAGCCCAACGGCTCGGGCCTGCCCCGCCCGGGCAAGGTGACGGTGCGCTTCGGCGAGCCGATGGAGTTCTCCCGCTACGAGGGCATGGACCGCGACCGCTATGTGCTGCGCGCCGTGACGGACTCGGTGATGACCGAGGTCATGCAGCTGTCCGGCCAGGAGTACGTGGACATGTACGCGACGAAGGCCAAGGCCGCCTGA
- a CDS encoding methionine ABC transporter ATP-binding protein produces the protein MITTSGLTKVYQSRGREVTALEGVDLHVREGEVYGVIGQSGAGKSSLIRCVNLLERPTSGTVTVAGQDLTALAGRGRRAGRGLREARSRIGMVFQHFNLLSSRTVRGNVELPLEILGVSGQARTRKALELLDLVGLADKAGAYPGQLSGGQKQRVGIARALAGDPKVLLSDEATSALDPETTRSILQLLRDVNRQLGLTVLLITHEMDVVKTVCDSAALMRKGRIVESGTVGKLLATPGSELAHALFPVGGAASGPGSTVVDVTFHGEATARPVISQLSRTYNIDISILGAAMDTVGGRQIGRMRIELPGRYEDNVVPIGFLREQGLQAETVDAPSDGGSAAPAPLTKEVAK, from the coding sequence GTGATCACCACCTCGGGCCTCACGAAGGTCTACCAGTCACGCGGCCGTGAGGTCACCGCCCTGGAGGGCGTGGACCTGCACGTACGCGAAGGCGAGGTCTACGGCGTCATCGGACAGAGCGGTGCCGGCAAGTCCTCCCTCATCCGCTGCGTCAACCTCCTCGAACGCCCCACCTCCGGCACCGTGACCGTCGCGGGACAGGACCTCACCGCCCTCGCCGGCCGCGGCCGGCGCGCCGGCCGGGGACTCCGCGAGGCGCGCAGCCGCATCGGCATGGTCTTCCAGCACTTCAACCTGCTGTCCTCGCGTACCGTCCGGGGCAACGTCGAGCTCCCCCTGGAGATCCTCGGCGTCTCCGGACAGGCCCGTACCCGCAAGGCGCTCGAACTCCTCGACCTGGTCGGCCTCGCCGACAAGGCAGGGGCCTACCCCGGCCAGCTGTCCGGCGGCCAGAAGCAGCGCGTCGGAATCGCCCGCGCCCTGGCCGGCGACCCGAAGGTGCTGCTCTCCGACGAGGCGACCTCCGCGCTCGACCCGGAGACCACCCGCTCCATCCTCCAGCTGCTGCGCGACGTCAACCGGCAGCTCGGCCTCACCGTCCTGCTCATCACGCACGAGATGGACGTCGTCAAGACCGTCTGCGACTCGGCCGCCCTGATGAGGAAGGGCCGCATCGTCGAGTCCGGGACCGTCGGCAAGCTCCTGGCCACCCCCGGCTCCGAACTCGCCCACGCGCTCTTCCCCGTGGGCGGCGCCGCGTCCGGCCCCGGCAGCACGGTCGTCGACGTCACCTTCCACGGCGAGGCGACCGCCCGCCCGGTGATCTCCCAGCTCTCCCGCACGTACAACATCGACATCTCGATCCTCGGTGCCGCCATGGACACCGTCGGCGGCCGGCAGATCGGGCGCATGCGCATCGAACTGCCCGGCCGCTACGAGGACAACGTCGTCCCGATCGGCTTCCTGCGCGAACAGGGCCTCCAGGCCGAGACCGTGGAC
- a CDS encoding MFS transporter, with the protein MSTPSTPTQQVLAPDELRPPGRWIALTVLVLAVLLVAVDATVLGLATPFLSEDLKPTGTQLLWIGDVYSFVIAGLLVSMGSLGDRIGRKKLLLSGAVAFGAVSVLNAYATGPAMMIVARALLGVAGATLMPSTLALIRNLFHDPRERSLAIGIWGAMASAGAAVGPVVGGVLLEHFWWGSVFLINLPVMAVLVVVGIKMIPESKNPAPGPWDLPSVVFSLVGVVGVVYAVKEAAAHGVSWGVVAAGVAGVLALVRFVQRQFRLPAPLLDMRLFHHRGFSGAVLADLLTILGLSGLVFFLSQFLQLVQGRSPLEAGLAELPAAVGAVVAGLLAGRAARRFSVRAVVSGGLAGIGLALAVVTVIHQETAYPLLGAVLLVVGVGAGLSFTVTADVILSSVPKEHAGSASAVSETAYELGAALGIALLGSIVTGVYRGFDTPGGVPGPVTAAAHESLGGAVEASQALPAPQAHALVSAAQHAFVDGLGAAAAVGAAVLLATAVAAWFLLRGQRLEDGTGHP; encoded by the coding sequence GTGAGTACTCCCAGCACACCCACCCAGCAGGTCCTGGCGCCGGACGAGCTGCGGCCCCCGGGTCGGTGGATCGCCCTCACCGTCCTCGTCCTGGCCGTGCTGCTCGTCGCCGTCGACGCCACCGTCCTCGGACTGGCGACCCCCTTCCTGAGCGAGGACCTGAAGCCGACCGGCACCCAGCTGCTGTGGATCGGCGACGTCTATTCCTTCGTCATCGCCGGTCTCCTGGTCTCCATGGGCAGCCTCGGCGACCGCATCGGACGCAAGAAGCTGCTGCTCAGCGGTGCCGTGGCGTTCGGCGCGGTCTCCGTGCTCAACGCGTACGCGACCGGTCCCGCGATGATGATCGTGGCCCGGGCCCTGCTCGGCGTCGCCGGTGCCACCCTCATGCCCTCCACGCTCGCCCTCATCCGCAACCTCTTCCACGACCCACGGGAACGCAGCCTCGCCATCGGTATCTGGGGCGCCATGGCCTCCGCGGGCGCGGCCGTCGGCCCGGTCGTCGGCGGGGTGCTGCTGGAGCACTTCTGGTGGGGCTCGGTCTTCCTGATCAACCTGCCGGTCATGGCGGTCCTGGTGGTCGTCGGCATCAAGATGATCCCCGAGTCGAAGAACCCGGCCCCGGGACCCTGGGACCTGCCCAGTGTGGTGTTCTCCCTCGTCGGTGTGGTCGGAGTCGTCTACGCCGTCAAGGAGGCGGCGGCCCACGGTGTGAGCTGGGGCGTCGTCGCGGCCGGCGTCGCCGGGGTGCTCGCCCTCGTCCGGTTCGTCCAGCGGCAGTTCCGGCTGCCCGCACCGCTGCTGGACATGCGTCTCTTCCACCACCGGGGCTTCTCCGGAGCGGTGCTCGCCGACCTGCTGACCATCCTCGGCCTGTCCGGCCTGGTCTTCTTCCTCTCCCAGTTCCTCCAACTGGTCCAGGGCCGCAGCCCGCTGGAGGCCGGTCTCGCCGAACTGCCCGCCGCCGTCGGGGCGGTGGTCGCCGGACTGCTGGCGGGCCGGGCGGCCCGGCGCTTCTCCGTGCGGGCCGTGGTCTCCGGCGGGCTCGCCGGGATCGGCCTGGCGCTCGCCGTCGTCACCGTCATCCACCAGGAGACGGCCTATCCGCTGCTCGGCGCCGTGCTCCTGGTCGTCGGCGTCGGCGCGGGTCTCTCCTTCACCGTCACCGCCGACGTGATCCTCTCCAGCGTCCCCAAGGAACACGCGGGCTCGGCGTCCGCCGTCTCGGAGACCGCGTACGAACTGGGCGCGGCACTCGGCATCGCGCTGCTCGGATCCATCGTCACCGGGGTCTACCGGGGCTTCGACACCCCGGGCGGAGTCCCGGGGCCGGTCACGGCCGCCGCGCACGAGTCGCTCGGTGGCGCCGTGGAGGCATCCCAGGCGCTGCCCGCCCCCCAGGCGCACGCGCTCGTCTCCGCCGCGCAGCACGCCTTCGTGGACGGCCTGGGCGCCGCCGCGGCCGTCGGCGCCGCGGTGCTGCTGGCGACCGCCGTCGCCGCGTGGTTCCTGCTGCGGGGACAGCGGCTGGAGGACGGCACCGGTCATCCCTGA